The following nucleotide sequence is from Anaerococcus sp. Marseille-Q7828.
ATTCGTTGTAATTCCAATATCTTCTATGGCATCAATTCTAGCTATTTTTTCTATCAAATTCATGACACCACGCCTTGCAAAAGGCTCTCCACCTGTGATTCTAACCTTTTTTATGCCAAGGTCAGTCATTATATCAACGATTTCTAGGATTTCTTCAAATGACAATATATCTTCATGAGATAAAAGATCTATACCATCTTCACCCATGCAATACTTGCAGCGAAAATTGCACCTATCTGTCACAGATATTCTCAGATATGAAATTTCTCTGTTGAATTGATCTTTCATAATATCACCTATCTTCTACAAATATTAAATCTTTTTGATCAATATTTGCATAGATTTTATTCTTATCTAATTTATAATAATCATCTTTTGCTAGTTTAATTCTTAAATCAGTAAACTTTTCTCTATCTTTATTAAAAACTATAGTCAAAGAATCGATATTTTCTAAAATACTGTAATTATCCAAAATAAATGAATTACTATCTGTAGGGTAATTTGAAATAGTAAATGCATTATCTGAAATAGCTAGAATCTTCTTATCAAAATCTCCTCTTTTATTGAAGTCTATGCCCCAATTTGTAGCATGAAAATTTCCATTAGTCGTAGGCTCAATACTAGAGAAATTTCTTATACCAATTAGTTTAGCTTCGGTAAGAGTTTTTGGATTCTTAAAAAAGTCATTCTTTTCTTTTTTAATATAAGTTTTGCCATTAGCTATGCTAATAATACTATCGCACATCCTGTAAACTTCATCCTTGTTGTGGCTAACTAGGATTGTCCTTAATTTGCTTTTGTCAATAATTCTCATTACCTCTTCTTCTACAGAATGTTTTATATAGGCATCCAGAGCTGAAAAAGGCTCATCTAATAACAAAATATCTGGTTTGTTGAGAAGAATCCTACAAAGGGCTGTCCTTTGTTTTTCTCCACCAGATATTTCGTTTGGATACTTATTTTTTATATGGTAAATGTGCATTTCTTTTAGTCTGTCAGATACATCTAGATTTTTATCAAACCTAAGTCCCAATCTAACATTTTCTTCCACGGTAAAATTTGGAAATAGAGCGTAATCCTGGAAAAGATATCCAATTTTCCTATCCTGTGGTCTTATATTTATATTCTTACTCGAATCAAATAGAATTTTATCATCCAATATAATTTGTCCCGAATCCGGATTTATAAGACCTGCAATACACTTTAGTGTCACTGATTTACCAGAACCAGAAGGACCCAAGAATCCAAGATGATTTTCATCCATTGAAAAATCCACATCTAAACTAAAATTTTTAAATTCTTTTTTTATCTTACAGATTAACATCATTTGACCCTATTCTTTTCAAACATATTAAGTGCAAACAGAACAATAAATGAAATTATGATATTAATTATTGCCCATCTATAAGCTAAGCTATCATTGCCTATTCTCCAAAATTGGTAAATCGTCGTAGAAATAGTTGCTGTTTTGTTGGGTATGTAG
It contains:
- a CDS encoding ATP-binding cassette domain-containing protein — protein: MMLICKIKKEFKNFSLDVDFSMDENHLGFLGPSGSGKSVTLKCIAGLINPDSGQIILDDKILFDSSKNINIRPQDRKIGYLFQDYALFPNFTVEENVRLGLRFDKNLDVSDRLKEMHIYHIKNKYPNEISGGEKQRTALCRILLNKPDILLLDEPFSALDAYIKHSVEEEVMRIIDKSKLRTILVSHNKDEVYRMCDSIISIANGKTYIKKEKNDFFKNPKTLTEAKLIGIRNFSSIEPTTNGNFHATNWGIDFNKRGDFDKKILAISDNAFTISNYPTDSNSFILDNYSILENIDSLTIVFNKDREKFTDLRIKLAKDDYYKLDKNKIYANIDQKDLIFVEDR